GGATCGAACAGGAGCACGGATGGGTCGCGGCGCCGGAGGAGATCGTGAAGGCATTCACGAAGGATGGCTTCGAAGAATGCAACCGCGAGACAGCGACGAACCGGCGTGATCGGCAGCCGCCCGGCGGCGTGTGGCAGGGTGTCGATACGCGCTCGGGATCGCTGGCTTCGGCGATCTGGGTGAATCGGCCGCCTTGGCATCAAGCCATAGTGGCGGGCGGCGTGTGGCAAGCAGCACGCGCGAAATCCGTAGCATCGCCCATCTGGGTGGACCGCCCCGCGTGGGATCAAGCCATCGTGTTCATCGTTGTGGATGGGGAGTCTTTCAGAAGCGCCTAGGGCCAAGGGCCGCTGCCGAGCGCCGGCTTGGCCGGCGCAATCGAATCCTGGGGGAGGCCTCGGAGGGGGCCGTAACGTCCGCCCCCTCCGATCTTAAAACGTCCCCCCGCCGCCCCCGCCGCCGCCGCCGCCCGACGATCCGCCCGAAAACCCGCTGGAGCCGCCGCCGGCCCCGTCGCCGCTGCCGCCGCCGGCGCGCCGGCTGGTGAGGAGCGCGTCCTCGTTCTGGCGGCCGAAGGCGTCGAGGTCGCGGGAGTAGCCGGGCAGCGTGAACGGCCCCCGCCCGTCGTACCACGTGGGCGCCTCCACCCGAAGACCCTGCCAGTTGAAGATCCACCGCTCGCTCACCCCGAGCGCGATGGCCCAGGGCAGCCAGCGGTGCAACGTGTCGCCGGGCAGACGCTCGAGGCGGTCCTTCTCGGCCCGCTCGAGGAACTCCTGGAAGCCGCGGAGTGGCGTGAGCAACCGCACCCCCCGCCACGTCCGACGCGGCATGATGCGCGCGAAGGCAAGGACGACGGCGCCGCTCAGGGCTACGCCGGCCGGCAGCGGCCAGCCGAGCGGAGCGAAACGGTCCAGCGCGATGAGCAGCGCTCCGGCGACGAAGAGCAGGACGATGCCGGCCACGCCCCAGCCCTGGCGGATCCAGTAGGGTGAGGCCGGGAACAGGCTGCGCTCCACCAGGGTCCGGTAGATCGCGTCGCGGATGGGACCGAAGACGTAGTCGTAGTTGCGGCGGAGCTCCGAGAGGTGACGGTCGCGGAGCGTCAGCTCCTCGCCGAACACCTTTTGTAGCACGAAGCGCTCGATCGGCGTGAGCGTGACATCGCCCGCCAGGGGCTTGACGCGGCGAAAGAGGAAGTCCCGGCCGTCACCCTCCACCCGCTCGATGTGGAGGTACCCGCGCACGGCGAGGTCGACGAGCGTGGCGACGGCGTCGCGGGGCTCGGCCTGCTCGTCGATGAGCGCGCCGGCCTCCGCCGGCGCCAGCCCCGGCGGTGGCCCATACTCGGGCTTGATGGACCGGTTCGATGCGGGATCGCGGCCGTATGCGCGCCACACCAGGCTCATCGCGCCGAGCGTCAGGAGCGGCAGCGCCAGCGGCCAGTGGTCCACGGCGAGCCACCACGCCTCGCGCCAGGCGGAGGGGCGGGCCACGACGCCGGGCGGCCAGCCCACCACAATGGTGAGGCCCTCGTGCGGCCGCAGCGGTCGGGTCGTGCGAAACACGACGCCCTCGGGGCGCCGTTCCTCGCTGTAGTCGGCGCCGGTCGCGCCGCGCGGGCCGGTGTAGGCCTGCACCTGCACGGGCGCGGCGGCCGCCCCCCCGGGGAGCGCGACCCGGCCCTCCACCTGGCGAATGGGCACCTCCCACTCGTCACCGGTGACGTTCCAGTAGAGCTCGTCGTGGTCGTCGAAGAAGAGCAGACCACGGCGCACGCGGTAGAGGATGCGCACGGTTCTCGTCGCGTTCTCGGCGCCCGGCACCCAGGCCTTGATGCGCACGTAGCGGCCGGGGTAGGTGACCTCCGTGCGCAGGGGCTGGTGCGCCTCGTCGAGGACGATCACGTCGTCGAGCCGGAGCGCGAACTCGGCGCCGTGGCGCATGTAGCGGACGGGAATGAGCCGGAACACGCCGTGGTGCCGGCCCCGGAAGTCGATGGTGAGCGTCTCCTGGACCGCGAGGCTTCCGTCGGGATGGACGTCGAGCGCCACCGCGAACCGTTCGATCGCGAACGAGCGGCCCTGGGCGGCTGCGGCGGACGTCGAGAGGAGGAGGCCGAGGACGGCGGCGACTGCGGGCCAGCGACGACGCACGCGGGCCTCGCGAACCCGGCTCAGCTCCCGAAGCTCACGCGGGGGACCTGCCGGTCCTCCGGACGGTCCAGCTCGAAGTAGGCCCGCCGGGCGAAGCGGAAGAAGGACGCGATCAGGTTCGACGGGAAGCTGTCGATGGCGGTGTTGAGGTCGCGGGCAACCGCGTTGTAGTAGCGGCGGGCGTTCTGCACCGCCTCCTCGATCTCCGTCAGCGAGTGCTGCAGCGCCTGGAAATTCACGTTGGCCTTGAGCTCCGGGTAGCTCTCGGCCAGGGCGAAGAGCTGGCGGAGCGCGCCGGTGAGCGCGTTCTCCGCCTGCGCGCGCGCCTCGGGGGTGGTGGCGGCCACGGCGGCGCCGCGGGCGCGCACCACCTGCTCGAGGGTCGACCGCTCGTGGGCGGCGTACCCCTTGACCGTTTCCACGAGGTTGGGCACGAGGTCCGTGCGGCGCTTGAGCTGCACGTCGATGTCGGACCACGCCTCCGCGGAGCGCTGGCGCAGGCCGACGAGCCGGTTGTAGGTCGCGATGCCGAGCCAGACCAGCGCCACGATGATCGCGAGAAAAATCCAGCCGGCCAGGGTCATGGCGTCGCCCTCCCGTCGGCTATCATAGCAGCGCGCGGCCGTGGCATA
This genomic interval from Candidatus Methylomirabilota bacterium contains the following:
- a CDS encoding LemA family protein, whose translation is MTLAGWIFLAIIVALVWLGIATYNRLVGLRQRSAEAWSDIDVQLKRRTDLVPNLVETVKGYAAHERSTLEQVVRARGAAVAATTPEARAQAENALTGALRQLFALAESYPELKANVNFQALQHSLTEIEEAVQNARRYYNAVARDLNTAIDSFPSNLIASFFRFARRAYFELDRPEDRQVPRVSFGS
- a CDS encoding DUF2207 domain-containing protein: MRRRWPAVAAVLGLLLSTSAAAAQGRSFAIERFAVALDVHPDGSLAVQETLTIDFRGRHHGVFRLIPVRYMRHGAEFALRLDDVIVLDEAHQPLRTEVTYPGRYVRIKAWVPGAENATRTVRILYRVRRGLLFFDDHDELYWNVTGDEWEVPIRQVEGRVALPGGAAAAPVQVQAYTGPRGATGADYSEERRPEGVVFRTTRPLRPHEGLTIVVGWPPGVVARPSAWREAWWLAVDHWPLALPLLTLGAMSLVWRAYGRDPASNRSIKPEYGPPPGLAPAEAGALIDEQAEPRDAVATLVDLAVRGYLHIERVEGDGRDFLFRRVKPLAGDVTLTPIERFVLQKVFGEELTLRDRHLSELRRNYDYVFGPIRDAIYRTLVERSLFPASPYWIRQGWGVAGIVLLFVAGALLIALDRFAPLGWPLPAGVALSGAVVLAFARIMPRRTWRGVRLLTPLRGFQEFLERAEKDRLERLPGDTLHRWLPWAIALGVSERWIFNWQGLRVEAPTWYDGRGPFTLPGYSRDLDAFGRQNEDALLTSRRAGGGSGDGAGGGSSGFSGGSSGGGGGGGGGGTF